From Candidatus Woesearchaeota archaeon, the proteins below share one genomic window:
- the rpl12p gene encoding 50S ribosomal protein P1, which produces MEYVYAAMLIHKAGGKINEASLKKVLEAAGVKADEARVRALVAALEGVNIDEAIKKAAVMQSAAPAAVEAKAEKKEEKSAEEEKKSEEQAAAGLGALFG; this is translated from the coding sequence ATGGAATATGTGTATGCGGCAATGCTGATCCATAAAGCGGGCGGCAAAATTAATGAAGCCAGCCTGAAGAAAGTGCTGGAAGCTGCTGGCGTAAAAGCAGATGAAGCCCGCGTGAGGGCATTAGTGGCTGCTCTTGAAGGAGTCAATATAGATGAAGCTATCAAGAAAGCTGCTGTTATGCAGAGCGCAGCTCCTGCTGCTGTGGAAGCAAAAGCCGAGAAGAAGGAAGAGAAATCAGCAGAAGAAGAGAAGAAGAGCGAAGAGCAGGCTGCTGCCGGCTTAGGCGCCTTGTTCGGCTAG
- a CDS encoding 30S ribosomal protein S27ae, with product MAEEKEIKKEARKEPKEKSEGKKSRAKNKVPSKTWKYYEAAGSGVKRKNKFCPKCGSGFFMAIHKDRESCGNCGYTEFTKK from the coding sequence ATGGCAGAAGAAAAAGAAATAAAAAAAGAAGCCAGGAAAGAGCCTAAAGAAAAGTCAGAAGGTAAAAAATCAAGGGCTAAAAACAAAGTCCCCTCAAAAACATGGAAATATTATGAAGCAGCAGGCAGCGGCGTAAAGAGAAAGAACAAGTTCTGCCCAAAATGCGGATCAGGCTTTTTCATGGCAATTCATAAAGATCGCGAATCATGCGGCAATTGCGGGTATACTGAGTTTACAAAGAAATAG
- a CDS encoding 30S ribosomal protein S24e: protein MELKIAEQKQNVFFSRTEIKAQLLYEGKTPSIPEIRKALASQLKKEESLVIVKNIFTKFGSNTAVVEAAAYSKKEDLEKAEPKYSLSRQAGKKADKTEKSAEKPAEEAKK, encoded by the coding sequence ATGGAACTCAAGATAGCAGAGCAGAAGCAAAATGTGTTTTTTTCAAGAACAGAAATAAAAGCGCAGCTTTTATACGAGGGAAAAACACCATCTATACCTGAAATCAGGAAAGCGCTTGCATCGCAGTTAAAAAAAGAAGAATCACTTGTAATAGTTAAAAACATATTCACAAAATTCGGCTCTAACACAGCAGTTGTCGAAGCAGCAGCATACAGCAAAAAAGAAGACCTGGAAAAAGCAGAGCCAAAGTACAGCCTGAGCAGGCAGGCAGGAAAGAAAGCTGATAAGACAGAAAAATCCGCAGAAAAGCCGGCAGAAGAGGCAAAGAAATAA
- a CDS encoding DNA-directed RNA polymerase subunit E'', protein MKKKACRQCKIFVEESTCPICKGSQFSNTWQGRIYILDPKKSAIAKKIGLEAKGEYAIKLR, encoded by the coding sequence ATGAAAAAAAAGGCATGCAGGCAATGCAAGATATTTGTTGAAGAAAGCACCTGTCCGATATGCAAGGGCAGCCAGTTTTCAAATACATGGCAGGGCAGGATCTACATTCTTGACCCGAAAAAATCAGCAATAGCAAAGAAAATCGGCCTTGAGGCAAAAGGCGAATACGCAATCAAGCTAAGGTGA